Proteins encoded within one genomic window of Streptomyces sp. NBC_00523:
- a CDS encoding MurR/RpiR family transcriptional regulator, translating to MSGSSPAARLQELFEGRRLTPTQRRIAHSMVRRAGDAPFLSSVELAELAGVSQPSVTRFAVALGFDGYPALRKHLREVTPAGAEAGEGDETYNEYQQAVLGEIENLRHLAELLADPGPVERAGRLLAASRPLPVLGLRAASSQARGFGYFAAKVHPDVRVLDEGGSMLHDRIDAARRAGATALICFALPRHPREVVDALAYARGRGLTVVSVADSAFAPVARHSDLLIPAAVGTGLAFDTACAPMLLGRVLLEAMCDALPDAQARLEEFDAGAAARGLFVE from the coding sequence ATGAGCGGGAGCAGCCCGGCCGCACGGTTGCAGGAGCTGTTCGAGGGGCGCCGGCTCACGCCCACGCAGCGGCGCATCGCCCACTCGATGGTGCGCAGGGCCGGAGACGCCCCGTTCCTCTCCAGCGTCGAGCTCGCGGAGCTGGCCGGGGTCAGCCAGCCCTCCGTCACCCGGTTCGCCGTCGCCCTCGGCTTCGACGGCTACCCCGCGCTGCGCAAGCACCTGCGCGAGGTCACCCCGGCCGGGGCGGAGGCGGGCGAGGGCGACGAGACGTACAACGAGTACCAGCAGGCGGTGCTCGGGGAGATCGAGAACCTGCGCCACCTGGCCGAACTCCTCGCAGATCCGGGCCCCGTCGAGCGGGCGGGCCGACTGCTCGCCGCGTCCCGTCCGCTACCGGTGCTCGGGCTGCGCGCGGCGTCCTCGCAGGCGCGCGGCTTCGGGTACTTCGCGGCGAAGGTGCATCCGGACGTGCGGGTGCTGGACGAGGGCGGCAGCATGCTGCACGACCGGATCGACGCCGCCCGGCGGGCCGGGGCGACCGCGCTGATCTGCTTCGCGCTGCCCCGCCACCCGCGCGAGGTCGTGGACGCCCTGGCGTACGCGCGCGGCCGGGGGCTCACGGTGGTGTCGGTGGCCGACTCCGCGTTCGCGCCGGTGGCCCGCCACAGCGACCTGCTCATCCCGGCCGCCGTCGGCACCGGCCTCGCCTTCGACACCGCCTGCGCCCCGATGCTGCTGGGCCGGGTCCTCCTGGAGGCCATGTGCGACGCCCTCCCCGACGCCCAGGCCCGCCTGGAGGAGTTCGACGCGGGGGCGGCGGCGCGGGGGCTGTTCGTGGAGTAG
- a CDS encoding SDR family oxidoreductase, giving the protein MQYETLADRTAVITGAASGMGAATARLLAAQGVRVALLARRAERLEELAAKITADGGRALAVAADVTDQASVDAAADRVHAAFGPVDLVVNAAGVMLPNPVDAGRVDEWQRMLDTNVTGALRVIRAFTADLVAAAAGGRTADLVNISSIGAHITFPNYAVYGATKAALTYLSASLRTELGPRDVRVTNIEPGLTDSELAGHVDNAELSGQLDGMFEALGGLSSDEIADLIAYTTSRARHINLRQLVILPTRQA; this is encoded by the coding sequence ATGCAGTACGAGACCCTCGCCGACCGCACCGCCGTCATCACCGGAGCCGCCAGCGGCATGGGCGCGGCCACCGCCCGGCTGCTCGCCGCGCAGGGCGTACGGGTGGCGCTGCTGGCCCGCCGCGCGGAGCGGCTGGAAGAGCTGGCCGCGAAGATCACCGCGGACGGCGGCCGGGCCCTCGCCGTCGCCGCCGACGTCACCGACCAGGCGTCCGTGGACGCGGCGGCGGACCGGGTGCACGCCGCGTTCGGCCCGGTGGACCTGGTCGTCAACGCGGCCGGGGTGATGCTGCCGAACCCCGTGGACGCGGGGCGCGTGGACGAGTGGCAGCGCATGCTCGACACCAATGTGACCGGTGCGCTGCGCGTCATCCGGGCCTTCACCGCGGACCTGGTGGCGGCCGCCGCCGGGGGCCGCACCGCCGACCTGGTCAACATCTCCTCGATCGGCGCGCACATCACGTTCCCCAACTACGCGGTCTACGGCGCCACGAAGGCCGCGCTCACCTATCTGTCGGCCTCGCTGCGCACCGAACTCGGCCCGCGCGACGTCCGCGTCACCAACATCGAACCGGGCCTCACCGACTCGGAGCTGGCCGGGCACGTCGACAACGCGGAGCTCAGCGGCCAGCTGGACGGCATGTTCGAGGCGCTGGGCGGCCTGTCCTCCGACGAGATCGCGGACCTCATCGCGTACACCACGAGCCGCGCCCGCCACATCAACCTGCGCCAGCTGGTCATCCTGCCGACCCGTCAGGCGTGA
- a CDS encoding roadblock/LC7 domain-containing protein has protein sequence MVPEAEAQDVLAELQRLRARVPLLSGALAASTDGLVLAHDTPGVEAEGVAALTAAALGVAIRMTEATGRNGFRELLVRGEAGYVATYAAGSQAVLTLLAEDRINVGRLHLEGRRAGSRIGELIDRALARAPQPAPAPRAPQQPGALPQRPT, from the coding sequence ATGGTGCCCGAAGCCGAAGCGCAGGACGTCCTCGCCGAACTCCAGCGGTTACGGGCACGGGTCCCGCTCCTCTCGGGCGCGCTGGCGGCCAGCACCGACGGGCTCGTCCTGGCGCACGACACCCCGGGCGTGGAGGCCGAGGGGGTCGCCGCCCTCACCGCCGCCGCGCTCGGCGTCGCGATCCGGATGACCGAGGCGACCGGGCGGAACGGCTTCCGCGAACTGCTCGTGCGCGGTGAGGCGGGCTACGTCGCAACGTACGCCGCAGGGTCCCAGGCCGTCCTGACCCTGCTCGCCGAGGACCGGATCAACGTCGGCCGGCTCCATCTGGAGGGCCGCCGGGCCGGCTCCCGCATCGGCGAACTGATCGACCGCGCCCTGGCCCGGGCCCCGCAGCCGGCCCCCGCGCCCCGCGCCCCGCAGCAGCCGGGCGCCCTCCCGCAGCGCCCTACCTGA
- a CDS encoding SigE family RNA polymerase sigma factor, producing MTAGSEEVEAFDAFYAATAKRLVATVYAMTGDLGEAEDAVQEAYVRAWQRWDKVSASGDPLPWVRTVAVRLSISTWRRTRGRLRAHFRHGVPADVPGLTEDRVALMGALEELNRDQRQAVVLHHMLGLPVEEVARETGASNGAVRTRLHRARRILGERLADTPAVTGRRVTRDAAAERNATERKGRVRHG from the coding sequence ATGACGGCAGGCAGTGAGGAAGTGGAGGCGTTCGACGCGTTCTACGCGGCGACCGCCAAACGCCTGGTCGCCACGGTGTACGCGATGACGGGCGACTTGGGGGAGGCGGAGGACGCGGTGCAGGAGGCGTATGTGAGGGCCTGGCAGCGGTGGGACAAGGTGTCCGCCTCCGGTGACCCGCTCCCGTGGGTGCGGACCGTGGCGGTGCGGCTGTCGATCAGTACCTGGAGACGGACGCGCGGCAGATTGCGGGCGCACTTCCGGCACGGGGTGCCCGCCGACGTGCCGGGGCTCACCGAGGACCGGGTGGCGCTGATGGGCGCGCTGGAGGAGCTGAACCGGGATCAGCGGCAGGCGGTGGTGCTGCACCACATGCTCGGCCTGCCCGTGGAGGAGGTGGCCCGGGAGACGGGGGCGTCGAACGGCGCGGTACGGACCCGGCTGCACCGGGCCCGCCGGATCCTCGGCGAACGGCTGGCCGACACCCCGGCCGTGACGGGGCGCCGGGTGACACGGGATGCGGCGGCGGAGCGGAATGCCACGGAGCGGAAGGGGCGGGTGCGGCATGGCTGA
- a CDS encoding transcriptional regulator codes for MTAAALADETAAPVLSPMLQRLAAERATGALMRDRGTLYLADGKVVHAESPATPGIDVLLTRGGALRREGWWDAVAEAGAGQRVGRHLVDSGRVPGGALELCHLGALYDAAFFALAPTRTPARFRYGVAHWIGPVRPVPVDAVQRETLRRRELLDRIWPDAAVDTAPLTRTGRPSDAPVPVGRGRVLERVDGVRTATGIAQELGRSAFHVLVDLRRLAAAGLVEPVAPAAPGAPDPGRIAFPEVTADPDVALLRRLRDALEAL; via the coding sequence ATGACCGCCGCCGCCCTCGCGGACGAGACCGCGGCGCCCGTGCTCTCCCCGATGCTCCAGCGGCTGGCCGCCGAACGGGCCACCGGCGCCCTGATGCGCGACCGGGGCACGCTGTACCTCGCCGACGGCAAGGTCGTCCACGCCGAGTCCCCCGCGACGCCCGGGATCGACGTCCTGCTCACCCGGGGCGGTGCGCTGCGCCGCGAGGGCTGGTGGGACGCGGTCGCCGAGGCGGGGGCGGGGCAGCGGGTCGGCCGGCATCTCGTGGACAGCGGACGGGTGCCGGGCGGCGCGCTGGAGCTGTGCCACCTGGGCGCCCTGTACGACGCGGCCTTCTTCGCCCTCGCGCCGACCCGGACCCCGGCGCGCTTCCGGTACGGGGTCGCGCACTGGATCGGCCCCGTGCGGCCGGTCCCGGTGGACGCCGTGCAGCGCGAGACCCTGCGGCGCCGCGAGTTGCTGGACCGGATCTGGCCGGACGCGGCGGTGGACACCGCCCCACTGACGCGGACGGGCCGGCCGTCCGACGCACCCGTGCCGGTGGGCCGGGGCCGCGTGCTGGAGCGCGTGGACGGGGTGCGCACGGCCACCGGCATCGCGCAGGAGCTCGGCAGGTCGGCGTTCCACGTCCTGGTCGACCTGCGGCGGCTCGCGGCGGCCGGACTGGTCGAGCCGGTCGCGCCGGCGGCCCCGGGCGCCCCGGACCCGGGCCGGATCGCGTTCCCCGAGGTCACGGCCGACCCCGACGTCGCCCTGCTGCGCCGGCTCCGAGACGCATTGGAGGCCCTGTGA
- a CDS encoding helix-turn-helix transcriptional regulator — MDGELGDFLRSRRARISPEDVGLNSYGRRRVPGLRREEVAQLAGVSVDYYIRLEQGRGPSVSDAVLDAIARVLRLDETEHAYLRTVARPRARKAPDPSVRRVRPGLRLLLDMFDRAPAFVLGRRMDVLAWNALGDALSGFSRMSAAERNMPRQAFLAPGARELYPDWPAVAAETVAYLRLDAGLHPDDKELAALVGELSLKSEDFRRLWADHQVKAKTYGVKRMAHPVVGALTLPYETLAVPGEPDLSMVVYTPEPGSETAERIALLGSWAADENAPELRA; from the coding sequence ATGGACGGCGAACTCGGTGACTTCCTGCGCTCACGGCGTGCCCGCATCAGCCCGGAGGACGTGGGGCTCAACTCGTACGGCCGCAGGCGGGTGCCCGGGCTGCGGCGAGAGGAGGTGGCGCAGCTCGCCGGGGTGAGCGTCGACTACTACATCCGGCTGGAGCAGGGGCGCGGGCCCAGCGTCTCGGACGCGGTGCTCGACGCGATAGCCCGGGTGCTCCGGCTCGACGAGACGGAGCACGCGTATCTGCGGACGGTGGCGCGCCCCAGGGCCCGTAAGGCACCGGACCCTTCGGTGCGCCGGGTGCGCCCGGGGCTGCGGCTGCTGCTCGACATGTTCGACCGGGCGCCCGCCTTCGTGCTGGGCCGCCGGATGGACGTGCTGGCGTGGAACGCGCTGGGGGACGCCCTCTCCGGCTTCTCCCGCATGTCCGCCGCCGAGCGGAACATGCCGCGCCAGGCGTTCCTGGCCCCGGGGGCGCGGGAGCTGTACCCGGACTGGCCGGCGGTGGCGGCGGAGACGGTCGCGTATCTGCGGCTGGACGCGGGGCTGCACCCGGACGACAAGGAGCTCGCGGCGCTGGTCGGTGAGCTGTCGCTGAAGAGCGAGGACTTCCGGCGTTTGTGGGCGGACCACCAGGTGAAGGCGAAGACGTACGGCGTGAAGCGGATGGCCCACCCCGTGGTGGGCGCGCTGACGCTGCCGTACGAGACGCTGGCGGTGCCCGGTGAGCCGGATCTCTCGATGGTCGTCTACACCCCGGAGCCCGGTTCGGAGACCGCCGAGCGCATCGCGCTGCTGGGGAGCTGGGCCGCGGATGAGAACGCACCGGAGCTGCGCGCGTAG